The Macaca nemestrina isolate mMacNem1 chromosome 8, mMacNem.hap1, whole genome shotgun sequence genome contains the following window.
TACAAGAACTTTAAGTttcctggtaaaaaaaaaaaaaagtaaaaataaaggctTAAAAGTCCagcagaaaaagaacattattgATTTTGTTATCTGGAAAAGCAAGTGAGAGGAGAAATGTTTAAATGGCATTTCTTTTCACGGAAATTCAATTCAATCAATAATTTAAGTTGGTTTCAGATCCTTTTCTTTAGGCAATGAAGAAAAACTGCGATACAGGTACAAAGTTTTAATATTCAGGAAAGATTGGCCTTGCCCTGAAGAAATTTATATTGACTAGGATTTCTCTAAAATTGCTTTAGTTGTGTTTACCATTATTAAAACTAAGTGACATTCACTTGGGTTaagtagtaattttaaaaatgagacttttcttttttttttttaacagcaactcttttcatttttattactcaaaaaagtttcatttttttatttagctTTCTGACTCTGTGCTTGTGCCTTCAACACTTTCACAACAATTTTCTGCTCCTCGATAAGGAAAGCACGCTTGATCCTGTCACGAACACATTTAGCACACATGGAACCACCATAGGCCCTGCTgacatgtttctttgttttggacAATCTCATAAGAACTTTAGGTCTTACAGCACGAACTCCTCGAAGTCTGCCTGGGCACACACCACATGCAGATTTTGGTGCTTTCCCAACCTTCTTGGTATAAAGGTAAACAATTCTATTACCAGGGGTTCGGGACAGCCTAGTTTTGTTAGAGGCTGTATTGTAGGAAAGCCTACGTCGGTATGTCAAACGCTGGACCATTCTGAGTACCTGCAGACAACGTCCCCGGaagagccatttttttttttttttttttgagacggagtttcactcttgtcgcccaggttggagtgcaatggtgcgatctcggctcactgcaacctctgcctccctggttcaagtgattttcctgcctcagcctcccgagtagctgggattacaggcacctgccaccacgcccagctaatttttatatttttagtagagatagggttttgtcatattggccaatttggtcttgaactcctgacctcaggtgatccacctgcctcagcctcccaaaatgctggattacaggcatgagccactgtgcgcagccAACTTTCTACTAATTTTTTATTCCAACCCTTTTATTACGTTTAGGCCTTCATGTGtgtacttgaaaataaaataagtacaaGTGTTGCACCGGTTTGAAGGCTGTAGCAGTGAAACTTACCTAAGCAGTTGTCTAGATTAACAATCTTGGAAAGGTGTGATGACGCTCTTTTGAAATAGTTGAAATTATTCTATGCTTGTTCTTGACTCTGTCCCTGTTTTCTTTTACAGTATTTAAGTGAAAGGAGATTATCCCTATGCTGAATTTCGAAAACTGATATCCACATTtacgttattttttttttttgtatttttgagacagagtcttgctctttcacccaggcttgagtgcagtggcacagtctcagctcactgcaacttctgcctcctgggttcaagaggttctcctgcttcagcctaccaagtagctgggattaaaggcacgcaccaccacacccagctaatttttgtattttcagtagagacagggtttcaccatgttggccaggctgatctcaaagctgtgacctcaggtgatccacctgccttgacctcccaaagtataATCCCAAagtgtgattacaggcgtgagccaccatgcctggctgcatttacctttttttaaaaatgatggagAGGAAAGTTAGTTGTCTTACTTTGGTAAGTTTGGCATAAAATCTATCACATTTTTGATGCTTTCGGACATAGTTCTGTCACTAGATAGTTGCAATTAGACATGTGCAATAAGTAACCTAACCACTTTAATATAATGGTTTGAAGTGCTGCAGGCAGTAACTACTGGACATGGTTAATCTGTGACATGTTAGAGAGAATGCTAGGACTTCCTGCAGTGTAAAATCCTGTTAACCAATCCTGGGCTGTCAAGTTAAAGGACTTTGACTCCTGGGTCTGAAAAAGGCACCGACTCTTGCttgcttaatctttttttttttttttttttgggggggtggggaggggggacagagtctcgctttgtcacccaggctggagtgcagtggtgtgatctcggctcactgcaagctctgcctcccatgttcacaccattctcctgcctcagcctcctgagtagctgggactgcaggtgcctgccaccacacccagataattttttggttttgtatttttagtagagatggagtttcaccatgttagtcaggatggtctcgatctcctgactttgttatccgcccgcctcagcctcccaaagtgctgggattacaggcgtgagccaccgtgcctggccaactctTGCTTAATCCTGAACATTGGCACCAGTCAAAGCTTCATCTTCAGACCCAGGAGAAGGTGACAATCAAAATGAAGTGCCTTCGTGAGACACAGggcaagaaattaaaactattcaaTCCCTTTAGGCCCAGGGACTATTTTGGAAGAGATGGGCACGTGAGATTGTAAGGACTGATTCTGAGAGATAAAATAAGTTCGGAGTTTTTCTACAAATTAAGCGTTAATATTCAAAGCACACTGATGCAAGGCCAGCATCTGGGCCCCTGTGTCAGAATAACAGGGTTTCCTTGGAATATTGATTTGCTCTTTAAtagaaaattgtaaaacattaTAGAAAGTTTATGAAAATCTTACATTATGTTCAAACTAATTAAAATTAGATTAGTTTCTAAGCGTTTATTAAAATGAGT
Protein-coding sequences here:
- the LOC139355697 gene encoding large ribosomal subunit protein eL34 codes for the protein MVQRLTYRRRLSYNTASNKTRLSRTPGNRIVYLYTKKVGKAPKSACGVCPGRLRGVRAVRPKVLMRLSKTKKHVSRAYGGSMCAKCVRDRIKRAFLIEEQKIVVKVLKAQAQSQKAK